One Dioscorea cayenensis subsp. rotundata cultivar TDr96_F1 chromosome 17, TDr96_F1_v2_PseudoChromosome.rev07_lg8_w22 25.fasta, whole genome shotgun sequence DNA window includes the following coding sequences:
- the LOC120280638 gene encoding carboxypeptidase SOL1 isoform X1 yields MELCSLRFAFVLALLLYPCFAAARGGDRRPISLLGQMDDEGWMLSRHLLEDQPLITDEMVSGYMSNSELEMAIKEFGRRCSNISRVYSIGKSVNSVPLWVMEISDKPGKDEAAPSFKFIGNVHGDEPVGRELLIRLANWLCDNYMKDSLAMMIVKHVHLHILPTMNPDGFALRRRGNANNVDLNRDFPDQFYPLNDRLESRQPETRAIMNWVKERRFTASASLHGGALVANYPWDGSQDTRKEYVACPDDKTFRYMANVYSHSHYNMSLSKEFEGGITNGAFWYPIYGGMQDWNYIHGGCFELTLEISDVKWPKSIELPILWEYNRLSMLNLVASLLKAGIHGRILSSQGGHPLPAAVKVEGIDYTVFATRTLGDYHRLLAPRESYEVVASMPGFQSKRTRVVVEDEVTSLDFILIPEGEDSVKQDEILNNYICSCGGKDKLELVEFLRGTHFEIYLFIFIVVVFLFYLLKRKKMF; encoded by the exons ATGGAGCTTTGCTCCCTTCGCTTCGCTTTCGTTCTCGCTCTTCTCCTTTACCCTTGCTTCGCCGCCGCTAGAGGTGGTGATCGGAGACCCATTTCCCTGCTAG GACAAATGGATGATGAGGGATGGATGCTTTCGAGGCATCTATTGGAGGACCAACCATTGATAAC TGATGAAATGGTTAGTGGCTATATGAGTAACTCTGAACTCGAGATGGCCATCAAGGAATTTGGTCGAAGATGTTCTAATATCTCCCGAGTTTATAG CATTGGAAAAAGCGTCAATTCTGTCCCTTTG TGGGTGATGGAAATTTCTGACAAGCCTGGGAAGGATGAAGCTGCACCTTCATTTAAG TTTATTGGAAATGTACATGGCGATGAACCTGTTGGGCGAGAGCTGCTTATACGTCTTGCAAACTGGTTATGCGATAATTATATGAAGGATTCCTTG GCGATGATGATTGTAAAACATGTTCACCTTCACATCCTTCCAACAATGAATCCTGATGGATTTGCTCTAAGAAGGCGTGGGAATGCAAACAATGTGGATTTGAATCGAGATTTTCCTGATCAA TTTTATCCTCTGAATGATAGACTGGAATCACGGCAGCCTGAAACAAGGGCAATAATGAACTGGGTTAAGGAACGGCGCTTCACTGCATCTGCAAGTTTACATGGG GGTGCACTTGTTGCAAATTATCCATGGGATGGCTCACAAGATACAAG GAAGGAGTATGTTGCATGCCCTGATGACAAGACATTCCGCTACATGGCAAATGTATACAGTCATTCTCATTACAATATGTCTTTGAGCAAAGAGTTTGAAGGAGGCATAACTAATGGTGCCTTTTG GTACCCTATTTATGGTGGTATGCAAGATTGGAACTACATACACGGGGGTTGTTTTGAGCTAACTTTGGAAATTAGTGATGTCAAATGGCCTAAATCAATAGAG cttccAATTCTATGGGAGTACAATAGACTGAGCATGTTAAATCTTGTTGCAAGTCTTTTGAAG GCAGGCATTCATGGAAGGATATTATCATCCCAAGGTGGGCATCCTTTGCCAGCAGCAGTGAAGGTTGAAGGAATTGATTATACA GTGTTTGCTACAAGAACGCTCGGTGATTACCATCGATTACTTGCACCTAGGGAGAGCTATGAAG TCGTGGCGTCAATGCCTGGATTCCAATCCAAAAGAACAAGAGTCGTGGTCGAAGACGAAGTTACGAGTTTAGATTTTATTCTAATTCCAGAAGGAGAAGATTCGGTAAAACAAGATGAAATTTTGAATAACTACATTTGTAGCTGTGGCGGGAAAGACAAGCTTGAACTAGTAGAATTCTTGAGAGGGACTCACTTTGAgatctatctttttatttttattgttgttgtattcCTCTTCTATTTattgaagaggaaaaaaatgttttaa
- the LOC120280640 gene encoding S-adenosylmethionine carrier 1, chloroplastic/mitochondrial, which produces MGPPALATDMRSSIVLSSDANCARFPDSELKSLKSFASISMEDEKPFNFLRVLFEGFVAGGTAGVVVETALYPIDTIKTRLQAAHGGSKIHWKGLYSGLAGNLAGVLPASAVFVGIYEPTKQKLLKVFPENLSAVAHLTAGALGGAVSSLIRVPTEVVKQRMQTGQFASAPDAVRLIVTKEGFKGLYAGYKSFLLRDLPFDAIQFCIYEQLRIGYRIVAQRELNDPENAVIGAFAGAITGAITTPLDVMKTRLMVQGLANQYNGLIDCVQTIVREEGPAALLKGIGPRVLWIGIGGSIFFSVLERTKLLLADRSKPKRPKEQ; this is translated from the exons ATGGGTCCTCCAGCATTGGCCACTGATATGAGAAGTTCTATTGTATTATCATCAG ATGCCAACTGTGCTAGATTTCCAGACTCTGAGTTGAAAAGTCTGAAGTCATTTGCATCGATCTCTATGGAGGACGAAAAgccatttaattttttaagggtGCTATTTG AGGGTTTTGTAGCGGGTGGTACTGCTGGTGTTGTTGTTGAAACTGCTTTGTATCCAATTGATACTATAAAGACTCGGCTTCAG gCTGCTCATGGCGGAAGCAAAATTCACTGGAAGGGGCTTTATTCTGGGTTGGCTGGAAATCTTGCTGGTGTTTTGCC GGCATCTGCTGTTTTTGTGGGGATATATGAACctaccaaacaaaaattattgaAGGTTTTCCCAGAAAATCTTAGTGCTGTGGCTCATTTG ACTGCAGGTGCCTTAGGAGGAGCAGTGTCTTCTCTAATCCGTGTTCCAACAGAG GTGGTCAAGCAAAGGATGCAAACCGGGCAATTTGCTTCAGCGCCTGATGCCGTCCGTCTTATTGTCACGAAAGAAGGCTTTAAAGGCCTTTACGCT GGTTATAAGTCATTTCTACTGCGAGATCTGCCATTTGATGCCATTCAATTCTGTATTTATGAACAACTTCGAATCGGATACCGGATTGTA GCGCAGAGAGAGTTGAATGATCCCGAAAATGCTGTAATTGGAGCTTTTGCTG GAGCTATAACCGGTGCTATAACCACTCCGCTCGATGTCATGAAGACACGGCTAATGGTTCAG GGCTTGGCAAACCAGTACAACGGGTTGATTGACTGTGTGCAGACCATTGTTAGAGAAGAAGGTCCTGCTGCTCTTTTAAAG GGTATCGGGCCGAGAGTTTTATGGATTGGAATCGGTGGATCGATTTTCTTCAGTGTTCTGGAAAGGACAAAGTTGCTACTTGCGGACCGATCAAAACCTAAACGCCCAAAAGAGCAGTAA
- the LOC120280517 gene encoding NADH dehydrogenase [ubiquinone] flavoprotein 1, mitochondrial, whose product MGVYRCASMLKKCSEFQGSFRSLLCSQRTHLVYGNQRSDSACKLFSTQAASSASTPQPPPPPPPPEKTHFGGLKDEDRIFTNVYGLHDPFLKGAMKRGDWYRTKDLVLKGADWIVNEMKKSGLRGRGGAGFPSGLKWSFMPKVSDGRPSYLVVNADESEPGTCKDREIMRHDPHKLLEGCLIAGVGMRATAAYIYIRGEYVNERLNLERARKEAYQAGLLGKNACGSGYDFDVHIHYGAGAYICGEETALLESLEGKQGKPRLKPPFPANAGLYGCPTTVTNVETVAVSPTILRRGPEWFASFGRKNNSGTKLFCISGHVNKPCTVEEEMSIPLKELLERHCGGVRGGWDNLLAVIPGGSSVPLLPKHICDDVLMDYDALKAVQSGLGTAAVIVMDKSTDVVDAIARLSYFYKHESCGQCTPCREGTGWLWMIMERLKVGNAKLEEIDMLQEVTKQIEGHTICALGDAAAWPVQGLIRHFRPELERRIRARAEKELLEAAAA is encoded by the exons ATGG GGGTTTATCGGTGTGCCTCGATGCTGAAGAAGTGCTCGGAGTTTCAG GGATCTTTCCGAAGCCTTTTGTGCTCACAGAGGACACATCTAGTGTATGGCAACCAGAGGTCAGATTCTGCTTGCAAACTATTCAGTACCCAGGCTGCAAGTTCAGCAAGTACTCCACAGCCTCCACCCCCTCCCCCACCCCCAGAGAAAACTCACTTTGGAGGGCTAAAAGATGAGGATCGCATATTCACAAATGTATATGGTTTGCATGACCCTTTCCTTAAGGGTGCCATGAAGCGTGGTGACTGGTACAGAACCAAGGACTTGGTACTGAAGGGTGCTGACTGGATTGTCAATGAAATGAAGAAGTCTGGTCTCCGAGGCCGTGGAGGTGCTGGATTTCCATCTGGCCTCAAGTGGTCTTTTATGCCAAAAGTTTCTGATGGCCGCCCTTCCTATCTTGTTGTCAATGCTGATGAGAGTGAACCTGGCACATGCAAGGACAGAGAAATCATGCGCCACGATCCACACAAACTACTTGAAGGGTGTCTAATTGCTGGAGTTGGCATGAGGGCAACTGCAGCTTACATCTATATCAGAGGGGAGTATGTGAATGAGCGATTGAACCTGGAGAGAGCAAGGAAAGAAGCATATCAAGCCGGACTTTTGGGGAAAAATGCATGTGGATCAGGTTAtgattttgatgttcatattcACTATGGTGCCGGTGCCTATATTTGTGGTGAAGAGACAGCTCTTCTTGAAAGCCTTGAAGGAAAACAAGGGAAACCTAGATTGAAGCCACCTTTTCCTGCCAATGCCGGATTATATGGCTGCCCAACAACTGTCACAAACGTAGAAACCGTGGCTGTATCTCCCACAATTTTAAGGCGCGGACCTGAATGGTTTGCTAGCTTTGGCCGGAAAAATAACTCAGGTACAAAGCTGTTCTGCATATCTGGGCATGTGAACAAGCCATGCACTGTGGAAGAGGAGATGAGCATACCTTTGAAGGAGTTACTAGAAAGGCACTGTGGTGGTGTTAGAGGTGGGTGGGATAACTTGCTAGCTGTTATACCAGGGGGTTCTTCTGTTCCTCTCTTGCCAAAGCATATCTGTGATGATGTTTTGATGGACTACGATGCCCTCAAGGCTGTTCAATCTGGATTAGGCACTGCCGCTGTTATTGTGATGGATAAATCCACCGACGTAGTGGATGCGATTGCTCGCCTGTCCTACTTCTACAAGCACGAAAGCTGCGGGCAATGCACACCTTGCAGAGAGGGGACAGGGTGGCTGTGGATGATCATGGAGAGGCTGAAGGTCGGTAACGCAAAGCTGGAAGAAATCGATATGCTTCAAGAAGTCACCAAGCAGATTGAAGGACACACTATATGTGCTTTGGGAGATGCCGCCGCATGGCCAGTGCAAGGTTTGATCAGGCATTTCAGGCCGGAGCTAGAAAGAAGGATCCGTGCACGTGCCGAGAAGGAGCTCCTCGAGGCTGCGGCTGCCTGA
- the LOC120280638 gene encoding carboxypeptidase SOL1 isoform X2, with protein MEISDKPGKDEAAPSFKFIGNVHGDEPVGRELLIRLANWLCDNYMKDSLAMMIVKHVHLHILPTMNPDGFALRRRGNANNVDLNRDFPDQFYPLNDRLESRQPETRAIMNWVKERRFTASASLHGGALVANYPWDGSQDTRKEYVACPDDKTFRYMANVYSHSHYNMSLSKEFEGGITNGAFWYPIYGGMQDWNYIHGGCFELTLEISDVKWPKSIELPILWEYNRLSMLNLVASLLKAGIHGRILSSQGGHPLPAAVKVEGIDYTVFATRTLGDYHRLLAPRESYEVVASMPGFQSKRTRVVVEDEVTSLDFILIPEGEDSVKQDEILNNYICSCGGKDKLELVEFLRGTHFEIYLFIFIVVVFLFYLLKRKKMF; from the exons ATGGAAATTTCTGACAAGCCTGGGAAGGATGAAGCTGCACCTTCATTTAAG TTTATTGGAAATGTACATGGCGATGAACCTGTTGGGCGAGAGCTGCTTATACGTCTTGCAAACTGGTTATGCGATAATTATATGAAGGATTCCTTG GCGATGATGATTGTAAAACATGTTCACCTTCACATCCTTCCAACAATGAATCCTGATGGATTTGCTCTAAGAAGGCGTGGGAATGCAAACAATGTGGATTTGAATCGAGATTTTCCTGATCAA TTTTATCCTCTGAATGATAGACTGGAATCACGGCAGCCTGAAACAAGGGCAATAATGAACTGGGTTAAGGAACGGCGCTTCACTGCATCTGCAAGTTTACATGGG GGTGCACTTGTTGCAAATTATCCATGGGATGGCTCACAAGATACAAG GAAGGAGTATGTTGCATGCCCTGATGACAAGACATTCCGCTACATGGCAAATGTATACAGTCATTCTCATTACAATATGTCTTTGAGCAAAGAGTTTGAAGGAGGCATAACTAATGGTGCCTTTTG GTACCCTATTTATGGTGGTATGCAAGATTGGAACTACATACACGGGGGTTGTTTTGAGCTAACTTTGGAAATTAGTGATGTCAAATGGCCTAAATCAATAGAG cttccAATTCTATGGGAGTACAATAGACTGAGCATGTTAAATCTTGTTGCAAGTCTTTTGAAG GCAGGCATTCATGGAAGGATATTATCATCCCAAGGTGGGCATCCTTTGCCAGCAGCAGTGAAGGTTGAAGGAATTGATTATACA GTGTTTGCTACAAGAACGCTCGGTGATTACCATCGATTACTTGCACCTAGGGAGAGCTATGAAG TCGTGGCGTCAATGCCTGGATTCCAATCCAAAAGAACAAGAGTCGTGGTCGAAGACGAAGTTACGAGTTTAGATTTTATTCTAATTCCAGAAGGAGAAGATTCGGTAAAACAAGATGAAATTTTGAATAACTACATTTGTAGCTGTGGCGGGAAAGACAAGCTTGAACTAGTAGAATTCTTGAGAGGGACTCACTTTGAgatctatctttttatttttattgttgttgtattcCTCTTCTATTTattgaagaggaaaaaaatgttttaa